The Thermus brockianus genome window below encodes:
- a CDS encoding low molecular weight protein-tyrosine-phosphatase, with protein sequence MERPTRVLFVCLGNICRSPLAEGAFRKLLRERGLEAHFEVDSAGTGAWHAGEPMDPRARRVLEAEGAYFPHVARAMTREDALYYDHILVMDRENLAEVLRRFPEARGKVRLLLDYLGGGEVKDPYYGDDQDCLEAYWTVEAACKAFLEAHGPKGASPAGGA encoded by the coding sequence ATGGAGCGGCCCACGCGCGTGCTCTTCGTCTGCTTGGGCAACATCTGCCGAAGCCCCTTGGCGGAAGGGGCTTTTCGCAAACTGTTGAGGGAGCGGGGCCTCGAGGCCCACTTTGAGGTGGACTCCGCCGGCACCGGGGCTTGGCACGCCGGGGAACCCATGGACCCAAGGGCCAGGCGGGTGCTGGAGGCGGAAGGGGCTTACTTCCCCCACGTGGCCCGGGCCATGACCCGGGAGGACGCCCTCTACTACGACCACATCCTGGTCATGGACCGGGAGAACCTGGCCGAGGTCCTAAGGCGCTTCCCCGAGGCCCGGGGCAAGGTGCGGCTCCTTTTGGACTACCTGGGCGGGGGCGAGGTGAAGGACCCCTACTACGGGGACGACCAGGACTGCCTCGAGGCCTACTGGACGGTGGAGGCGGCCTGCAAGGCCTTTCTGGAGGCCCATGGACCCAAGGGCGCTTCTCCGGCGGGCGGGGCTTGA
- a CDS encoding fructosamine kinase family protein has protein sequence MDPRALLRRAGLEAKALPVPLHGGDIARVWRVGPYVVKLAENPPPGLFAAEARGLAELGKRGVRVPPVLHVAEEGLVLAYLAPGKEDWEGLAAMLAHLHRQREAAYWAEPGFLGTFPLPGRQGGEWTEFFFLRCIEPFLKATWERLEGLGPQVEALFQDPLPTEGPAPLHGDLWHGNVHFAQGGPALLDPSFFVGERGVDLAMMRLFGGFPPAFWRAYEALYPVPEAVARALPRYQVYYLLAHVHFFGQGYLGALWKAISAS, from the coding sequence ATGGACCCAAGGGCGCTTCTCCGGCGGGCGGGGCTTGAGGCAAAGGCCCTTCCCGTCCCCCTCCACGGGGGGGATATCGCCCGGGTGTGGCGGGTGGGGCCTTATGTGGTGAAGCTGGCGGAAAACCCCCCACCGGGCCTTTTCGCCGCCGAGGCCCGGGGGCTTGCCGAGCTGGGGAAAAGGGGGGTGCGGGTGCCCCCGGTGCTCCACGTGGCCGAGGAGGGGCTGGTGCTGGCGTACCTGGCGCCGGGGAAGGAGGACTGGGAGGGCCTTGCCGCCATGCTTGCCCACCTGCACCGGCAAAGGGAGGCGGCGTATTGGGCCGAGCCTGGCTTCCTGGGCACCTTTCCCCTTCCCGGGCGCCAAGGGGGGGAGTGGACGGAGTTTTTCTTCCTGCGGTGCATTGAACCCTTCCTAAAGGCCACCTGGGAGCGCCTCGAGGGGCTTGGGCCCCAGGTGGAGGCCCTTTTCCAGGACCCTCTCCCCACGGAAGGCCCCGCTCCCCTCCACGGGGACCTTTGGCACGGAAACGTCCACTTCGCCCAAGGGGGGCCGGCCCTTCTGGACCCCTCCTTCTTCGTGGGGGAGAGGGGGGTGGACCTGGCCATGATGCGGCTTTTCGGGGGCTTCCCTCCCGCCTTCTGGCGGGCCTACGAGGCCCTGTACCCGGTGCCCGAGGCGGTGGCAAGGGCCCTGCCCCGGTACCAGGTGTACTACCTGCTCGCCCACGTGCACTTCTTTGGCCAAGGCTACCTGGGGGCGCTATGGAAGGCGATTTCCGCCTCTTAG
- a CDS encoding DUF4388 domain-containing protein, whose amino-acid sequence MEGDFRLLGPIDLLQLLAQGGRTGLFQVETPGGVGEVYLERGRPVHAAFLGRVGREALLEVLALREGRFRFHLGGRAPLTTLSGPLEAYLLEAIRTLDERVEVGPFDLVRPSPRLGAVGATLDPVELALLEDLGQGKSPLDLVGPSRPLEEVLKRFGHLARLRLVEVSPRVPRTARLQVTLGKRGAQVEALLLKAWRAHYGAFTHVRVKGAKEAVLPVEGAEGLGVELRLAPELLLFHGLKVGEEVLVWPEV is encoded by the coding sequence ATGGAAGGCGATTTCCGCCTCTTAGGCCCCATTGACCTCCTGCAACTCCTGGCCCAGGGGGGCAGGACGGGGCTTTTCCAGGTGGAAACCCCGGGTGGGGTGGGGGAGGTCTACCTGGAGCGGGGCCGCCCCGTGCACGCCGCCTTCCTGGGCCGGGTGGGCCGGGAGGCCCTTTTGGAGGTGCTCGCCCTGAGGGAGGGGCGTTTCCGCTTCCACCTGGGGGGCAGGGCCCCCCTCACCACCCTTTCGGGCCCCTTGGAGGCCTACCTCCTGGAGGCCATCCGCACCCTGGACGAGAGGGTGGAGGTGGGCCCCTTTGACCTGGTCCGCCCCTCCCCTCGGCTCGGGGCGGTGGGGGCCACCCTGGACCCGGTGGAGCTCGCCCTCCTGGAGGACCTGGGCCAGGGCAAGAGCCCCTTGGACCTGGTGGGGCCCTCGAGGCCCCTGGAGGAGGTGCTAAAGCGCTTCGGCCACCTGGCCCGGCTCCGCCTGGTGGAGGTTTCGCCCCGGGTACCCCGCACCGCCCGGCTTCAGGTCACCTTGGGGAAGCGGGGCGCCCAGGTGGAAGCCCTCCTCCTAAAGGCCTGGCGGGCCCACTACGGCGCCTTTACCCACGTGCGGGTCAAGGGGGCAAAGGAAGCGGTTTTGCCCGTGGAAGGGGCGGAGGGGCTTGGGGTGGAGCTGCGCCTTGCCCCCGAGCTCCTCCTCTTCCACGGGCTCAAGGTGGGGGAAGAGGTCCTGGTCTGGCCCGAGGTATAG
- a CDS encoding helix-turn-helix domain-containing protein, which yields MCELGERLRRAREERGLSLKEAAERLSLKVGVLEALEACRFAELPEPALARGYLRRYARLLGLDPEPLLALYPKAPTLEPPPPPSAGGGLGPCGSFSFWALGLWAMGLTSS from the coding sequence GTGTGCGAGCTGGGGGAAAGGCTTAGGCGGGCGCGGGAGGAAAGGGGCCTAAGCCTCAAGGAGGCGGCGGAGCGGCTTTCCCTGAAGGTGGGGGTTTTGGAGGCCCTCGAGGCCTGCCGCTTTGCGGAGCTTCCCGAGCCGGCCCTGGCCCGCGGGTACCTAAGGCGCTATGCCCGGCTTTTGGGCCTGGACCCCGAGCCCCTTCTCGCCCTTTACCCCAAGGCCCCTACCCTAGAGCCGCCCCCGCCCCCCAGCGCAGGGGGCGGCCTTGGGCCCTGTGGCTCTTTCTCCTTTTGGGCCTTGGGGCTTTGGGCTATGGGGCTTACCTCCTCCTGA
- a CDS encoding RodZ domain-containing protein, producing MGYGAYLLLRPAPTQVVAVPEPPKPPEPLRYTLRVGSEPPGARVYLDGFYLGQTPLVTPPLEGGRRVLRVELPGYAPWEEEIALDRHLSLNVRLTPLPQAPSPAPAPSAQAGKLVLRLEGRSWLRVTQGEKRLYEGIPEVGTELSFDLPVEVRAGNPGGVRVLLDGKDLGLMGEPGKPLTRSFP from the coding sequence TTGGGCTATGGGGCTTACCTCCTCCTGAGGCCCGCCCCCACGCAGGTGGTGGCCGTGCCGGAACCCCCGAAGCCCCCTGAGCCCCTGCGCTACACCCTCCGGGTGGGGAGCGAGCCCCCGGGGGCCCGGGTTTACCTGGACGGCTTTTACCTGGGCCAGACCCCCTTGGTGACCCCGCCCTTGGAGGGGGGGAGGCGGGTTTTGCGGGTGGAGCTCCCCGGCTACGCCCCGTGGGAGGAGGAGATCGCCCTGGACCGGCACCTCTCCCTGAACGTGCGGCTTACACCCCTTCCCCAGGCGCCTTCCCCTGCCCCGGCTCCTTCGGCGCAGGCGGGAAAGCTCGTGCTCCGGCTAGAGGGTAGGAGTTGGCTTCGGGTGACCCAAGGGGAAAAACGGCTTTATGAAGGCATCCCCGAGGTGGGCACGGAGCTTAGCTTTGACCTCCCCGTGGAGGTGCGGGCTGGGAACCCCGGGGGGGTGCGGGTCCTCCTGGACGGGAAGGATTTGGGGCTTATGGGGGAGCCGGGCAAGCCCCTTACCCGGAGTTTCCCCTAG
- the rimO gene encoding 30S ribosomal protein S12 methylthiotransferase RimO, which translates to MAKIGFVSLGCPKALVDSEQILSRLKALGYETSPTYEEAEVVIVNTCGFITPAVEESLEAIGEALKENGRVIVTGCLGARPEVIRERHPEVLAVTGPGEVEEVLEAVERVLPPPRDPFLDLVPPQVKLTPKHYAYLKLSEGCDHRCSFCIIPKLRGRLRSRDAAEVLAEAARLVATGTKELLLIAQDLSAYGVDLGHRASFWGDRLVRAELKDLLAHMAELGAWIRLHYVYPYPHVRDLLPLMAEGKVLPYLDVPLQHASERILRRMRRPGGYQSHLQTLKAWREVVPELALRSTFIVGFPGETEEDFQVLLDFLEEAELDRVGVFTYSPVEGAEANALDGHVPEEVKEERKARLMELQAKVSLRKNRRLVGKTLEVLVDELPEPGLAIGRTYRDSPGIDGVIYVETDGTVRVGERIQARVTRADTYDLYGVQV; encoded by the coding sequence ATGGCGAAGATTGGCTTCGTGAGCCTGGGTTGCCCCAAGGCTTTGGTGGATTCCGAGCAGATCCTCTCCCGGCTCAAAGCTTTAGGCTACGAGACGAGCCCCACCTACGAGGAGGCCGAGGTGGTCATCGTCAACACCTGCGGCTTCATCACCCCCGCGGTGGAGGAGAGCCTCGAGGCCATCGGGGAGGCGCTCAAGGAGAACGGCCGGGTCATCGTGACGGGGTGCCTGGGGGCGCGGCCGGAGGTGATCCGCGAGCGCCACCCGGAGGTCTTGGCGGTCACGGGGCCAGGGGAGGTGGAGGAGGTCTTGGAAGCGGTGGAAAGGGTCTTGCCCCCTCCCCGGGACCCCTTCTTGGACCTGGTGCCGCCCCAGGTGAAGCTTACCCCCAAGCACTACGCCTACCTCAAGCTTTCCGAAGGGTGCGACCACCGGTGTAGCTTCTGCATCATCCCCAAGCTCCGTGGAAGGCTTCGCTCCCGGGACGCCGCCGAGGTCCTGGCCGAGGCGGCGAGGCTTGTGGCCACGGGCACCAAGGAGCTCCTCCTCATCGCCCAGGACCTTTCCGCCTATGGGGTGGATCTGGGCCACCGGGCGAGCTTCTGGGGCGACCGCCTGGTGCGGGCGGAGCTTAAGGACCTCCTCGCCCACATGGCCGAGCTGGGCGCCTGGATCCGGCTCCACTACGTCTACCCTTACCCCCACGTGCGGGACCTCCTTCCCCTCATGGCCGAGGGAAAGGTCCTCCCTTACCTGGACGTTCCCTTGCAACACGCCTCCGAGCGCATCCTGCGGCGCATGCGCCGGCCAGGGGGGTACCAAAGCCACCTCCAGACCCTGAAGGCCTGGCGGGAGGTGGTGCCGGAACTCGCCCTTCGCTCCACCTTCATCGTGGGCTTTCCCGGGGAAACGGAGGAGGACTTCCAGGTCCTCCTGGACTTCCTGGAGGAGGCGGAGCTGGACCGCGTGGGGGTCTTCACCTACTCCCCGGTGGAGGGGGCGGAGGCCAATGCCCTGGACGGCCACGTGCCCGAGGAGGTGAAGGAGGAGAGGAAGGCGAGGCTTATGGAGCTCCAGGCCAAGGTGAGCCTGCGCAAGAACCGGCGCCTTGTGGGAAAGACGCTAGAGGTCCTGGTGGACGAGCTTCCCGAACCGGGCCTCGCCATAGGCCGCACCTACCGCGACTCCCCCGGCATTGACGGGGTGATCTACGTGGAAACGGACGGTACGGTGCGGGTGGGGGAGAGGATCCAGGCCAGGGTGACCCGGGCCGACACCTACGACCTCTACGGCGTCCAGGTTTAG
- the trkA gene encoding Trk system potassium transporter TrkA, which yields MYIVIAGGGEVGGELARTLEKAHEVVVIDRNPQAKERLAHLDVKVVVGGATDPDTLREAGVDRADLFIASTDSDEVNLLASLLAKGLGAKETLCFVGKGGYVEVLADPRTAEILGTRIDKVLWPQRAMAREIVEVILVPGAVDTEFLAGGRLRFVEYRVKEGGPYVHRLLVEEAWPEGVLVVGVVRDGAFLSFAHPDFPELVLEPGDKLLFVTTLRAFPELEACFATGRGVRRVMVLGGGNVGFMVAQELLRRRLEVVIIEPNRERCEWLSQELPGALVIQGDGTDLELLEAEGMQEADVVVAVTDNDEKNLLASLLAKQLGVGKVITRVSRSETRRLFEQVGIDLPLTPRQAAVRAVLDFLGPENVEHVSTMDENIELLEVELPGDFRPRPLKALAEPQVVPVALERDHRVMLYREDLSALPGDRLFLVAAREVADEAVARIAR from the coding sequence ATGTACATCGTCATCGCTGGGGGCGGGGAGGTGGGCGGGGAGCTGGCCCGTACCCTGGAGAAGGCCCACGAGGTGGTGGTCATTGACCGGAACCCCCAGGCCAAGGAGCGCCTCGCTCACCTGGACGTGAAGGTGGTGGTGGGTGGGGCCACGGACCCCGACACCCTAAGGGAAGCGGGCGTGGACCGGGCGGACCTCTTCATCGCCAGCACCGATTCCGACGAGGTGAACCTCCTCGCCTCCCTCCTGGCCAAGGGCCTTGGGGCGAAGGAAACCCTTTGCTTTGTGGGCAAAGGGGGGTACGTGGAGGTTTTGGCCGATCCCCGCACGGCGGAAATCCTCGGCACCCGCATTGACAAGGTGCTCTGGCCGCAAAGGGCCATGGCCCGGGAGATCGTGGAGGTGATCCTGGTCCCTGGGGCGGTGGACACGGAATTCCTGGCCGGGGGAAGGCTTCGCTTTGTGGAGTACCGGGTGAAGGAAGGGGGGCCCTACGTCCACCGCCTCCTGGTGGAGGAAGCCTGGCCCGAAGGGGTCTTGGTGGTAGGGGTGGTGCGGGATGGGGCTTTCCTCAGCTTCGCCCATCCGGACTTCCCTGAGCTCGTGCTGGAGCCTGGGGATAAACTCCTCTTCGTCACCACCTTGAGGGCCTTCCCCGAGCTGGAGGCCTGCTTCGCCACGGGTCGGGGGGTGAGGCGGGTCATGGTCTTGGGCGGGGGGAACGTGGGCTTTATGGTGGCCCAGGAGCTTTTGCGCAGGCGGCTGGAGGTGGTCATCATTGAACCCAACCGGGAGCGGTGCGAGTGGCTTTCCCAGGAGCTTCCCGGGGCGTTGGTGATCCAGGGGGACGGCACGGACCTGGAGCTTTTAGAGGCGGAGGGGATGCAGGAGGCAGACGTGGTGGTGGCGGTGACGGACAACGACGAGAAAAACCTCCTCGCCTCCCTCCTTGCCAAGCAGCTTGGGGTGGGCAAGGTCATCACCCGGGTTTCCCGTTCGGAAACCCGCAGGCTCTTTGAACAGGTGGGGATTGACCTCCCCCTCACGCCCCGCCAGGCGGCGGTGCGGGCGGTGTTGGACTTCCTGGGACCGGAGAACGTGGAGCATGTTTCCACCATGGACGAGAACATAGAGCTCCTGGAGGTGGAGCTTCCTGGAGACTTCCGCCCGAGACCCCTTAAGGCCCTGGCCGAGCCCCAGGTGGTTCCCGTGGCGTTGGAACGGGATCACCGGGTGATGCTTTACCGGGAGGACCTGTCGGCCCTCCCTGGGGATCGGCTCTTCTTGGTGGCGGCCCGGGAGGTGGCGGATGAAGCCGTGGCCCGCATCGCCCGCTAA
- a CDS encoding TrkH family potassium uptake protein, producing MKPWPASPAKSGFRSSLYLLGLTYQGMGGLLFLFALLAFLLGEDARGFALGALLGAVLGRAFQAMGHPQAQPRRAEVFASVALLWILVPALGAVPYWVSGGLSYLDALFESVSGFTTTGATVLADFGQFGQSLFLWRALTQWMGGIGIVVLFLVIFPQLQVAGRQAFFAESTGVEKDRLTPRLRHTAMAVLKVYLLLTGLAFLAYLGAGVPLYEALANALTTIPAGGFSPNPQSFAAYTPLAQWLGTLFMFLAGVNFLLQYRLLFGREVKPLLRDAEFRAYVGIVFLFGALLALYLYTHHLYGLEASLRHAFFQVVSILTTTGFASVDFAQWVVPAQALLVFLMFIGGSAGSGAGGVKVVRWLLLFGLLRREVTRTLHPQAVLPLRLGVRVVPEEALRQVSVFVFLYTVLFGLGALALALLEGDFVVAFTASAQAIGNIGPGLGPVGPMGSYAELTPLSKLVLVFQMWAGRIEILPVVLLFSPELWQRLR from the coding sequence ATGAAGCCGTGGCCCGCATCGCCCGCTAAGTCGGGCTTCCGCTCTAGCCTTTACCTCCTTGGGCTCACCTACCAGGGAATGGGGGGCCTCCTCTTCCTCTTCGCCCTCTTGGCCTTCCTCCTTGGGGAGGATGCCCGGGGTTTCGCCCTGGGGGCGCTTCTGGGGGCTGTTTTGGGTAGAGCCTTTCAGGCCATGGGCCATCCCCAGGCCCAGCCCCGCAGGGCCGAGGTCTTCGCCAGCGTGGCCCTGCTTTGGATCCTGGTGCCCGCCTTGGGGGCGGTGCCCTACTGGGTTTCCGGGGGGCTTAGCTATCTGGACGCCCTCTTTGAATCGGTTTCCGGCTTCACCACCACCGGGGCCACGGTCCTCGCCGATTTCGGCCAGTTTGGGCAAAGCCTTTTCCTATGGCGTGCCCTGACCCAGTGGATGGGGGGCATCGGCATCGTGGTGCTTTTCTTGGTGATTTTTCCCCAGCTCCAGGTGGCGGGGCGCCAGGCCTTCTTTGCTGAGAGCACGGGGGTAGAGAAGGACCGCCTGACCCCCAGGCTTCGGCACACGGCCATGGCGGTGCTCAAGGTGTACTTGCTCCTTACGGGGCTTGCCTTCCTCGCCTACCTGGGGGCGGGTGTACCCCTTTACGAGGCCTTGGCCAATGCCCTCACCACCATCCCCGCCGGGGGGTTTAGCCCGAACCCCCAAAGCTTTGCCGCCTATACCCCCCTGGCTCAGTGGCTGGGCACCCTTTTCATGTTTTTGGCGGGGGTGAACTTCCTCTTGCAGTACCGGCTTTTATTCGGCCGGGAGGTGAAGCCCCTTCTTCGGGACGCCGAGTTCCGCGCCTATGTGGGCATCGTTTTCCTTTTCGGGGCCCTCCTCGCCCTTTACCTCTACACCCACCACCTGTATGGGCTGGAAGCGAGCCTCCGCCACGCTTTTTTCCAGGTGGTTTCTATCCTCACCACCACGGGTTTCGCCAGCGTGGACTTCGCTCAGTGGGTGGTTCCCGCCCAGGCCCTCCTGGTCTTCTTGATGTTCATCGGGGGAAGCGCCGGCTCGGGGGCGGGGGGCGTCAAGGTGGTGCGCTGGCTTCTCCTGTTTGGGCTGTTGCGCCGGGAGGTTACCCGCACCCTGCACCCGCAAGCGGTCCTGCCCTTGCGCTTGGGGGTGCGGGTGGTGCCGGAGGAGGCCCTGCGGCAGGTTTCCGTTTTCGTCTTCCTCTACACCGTGCTTTTCGGTCTGGGGGCCTTGGCCTTGGCCCTCTTGGAAGGCGACTTCGTGGTGGCCTTCACCGCCAGCGCCCAAGCCATCGGCAACATCGGCCCAGGGCTTGGTCCCGTGGGGCCCATGGGTTCGTATGCGGAGCTTACCCCGCTGTCTAAACTGGTCCTGGTCTTCCAGATGTGGGCCGGACGCATAGAGATTCTGCCCGTGGTCCTCCTCTTTAGCCCGGAACTTTGGCAAAGGCTCCGCTAG
- the glgP gene encoding alpha-glucan family phosphorylase, producing MRTLGHITAMPVLPGPLQGLRELAYNLWWSWNPEAAELFQEIDPLLWKRFRGNPVKLLLEVDPARLEALSGTSYPARVEAVVGALRRYLEERRAKQGPSVAYFSAEYGFHSSLPIYSGGLGVLAGDHIKAASDQGLDLVGVGIFYHEGYFHQRLSPEGAQVEVYEPLHPEELPLLPVQDPEGRPLRVGLDLPGRSLLLGAYRVQVGAVPVYLLTANLPENAPEDRAITARLYAPGLEMRLLQEMVLGIGGVRLLRALGLSPQVFHMNEGHSAFLGLERLREHFLEGHPFPVALERVRAGALFTTHTPVPAGHDAFPLDLVERYLGGFFDGLGVGWEALLALGLEEKPWGKVFSMSNLALSTSAQANGVSRLHGEVSRRMFHHLWPELLPEEVPIGHVTNGVHTWTFLHPRLRRHYAEVFGPEWLKRPEDPATWKVEGLGEAFWRIHQELRGDLVREVRRRLYEQRRRNGESPSRLREAERALDPEALTIGFARRFATYKRAVLLFKDPERLLKIVRGPYPVQFVFAGKAHPKDEPGKAYLQELVARIRELGLEDRMVVLEDYDMYLARVLVHGSDVWLNTPRRPLEASGTSGMKAALNGALNLSVLDGWWAEAYNGKNGFAIGDERTYESEEAQDMADAQALYDVLESEVLPLFYAVGSEGYSSGWLSMVHESLRTVGPRFSAARMVAEYKALYQTGKAWSERTALEAEALKAFHEALPRFFNLGLKVEVPGDLTLNGTPMRVRAWVEGEVPEALRPFLGVELVVRRADGAFWVVPLVPEGEGYGLAYRPPRPGSYAYGVRLALKHPITGRVGWVRWA from the coding sequence GTGAGGACCCTAGGCCATATCACCGCCATGCCCGTGCTCCCGGGGCCCCTGCAGGGCTTGAGGGAGCTTGCGTATAACCTTTGGTGGAGCTGGAACCCGGAGGCGGCGGAGCTATTCCAAGAAATAGATCCTTTGCTCTGGAAGCGCTTCCGGGGCAACCCCGTGAAGCTCCTCTTGGAGGTGGACCCGGCCCGCCTCGAGGCCCTCTCCGGCACCAGCTACCCGGCCCGGGTGGAGGCGGTGGTGGGCGCCCTGCGCCGCTACCTGGAGGAGAGGCGGGCCAAGCAGGGCCCCAGCGTGGCCTACTTCTCCGCCGAGTACGGCTTCCACAGCTCCCTGCCCATCTACTCTGGGGGGCTTGGGGTTTTGGCCGGGGACCACATCAAGGCGGCAAGCGACCAGGGCCTGGACCTGGTGGGGGTGGGGATCTTTTACCACGAGGGGTACTTCCACCAGCGCCTTTCCCCCGAAGGGGCCCAGGTGGAGGTGTACGAGCCCTTGCACCCCGAGGAGCTTCCGCTTCTTCCCGTCCAAGACCCCGAAGGGCGGCCCCTAAGGGTGGGGCTGGACCTGCCGGGAAGGAGCCTTCTCCTTGGGGCTTACCGGGTCCAGGTGGGGGCGGTGCCCGTCTACCTCCTTACCGCCAACCTGCCGGAAAACGCCCCCGAGGACCGGGCCATCACCGCCAGGCTTTACGCCCCGGGTTTGGAGATGCGCCTTTTGCAGGAGATGGTCCTGGGGATTGGGGGGGTGAGGCTCCTGCGCGCCCTGGGCCTTTCGCCCCAGGTCTTCCACATGAACGAGGGCCACTCCGCTTTTCTGGGGTTGGAAAGGCTTCGGGAACACTTTTTGGAGGGACATCCTTTCCCTGTGGCCTTGGAAAGGGTCCGGGCTGGAGCGCTTTTCACCACCCATACCCCCGTGCCCGCCGGGCACGACGCCTTCCCCCTGGACCTGGTGGAGCGTTACCTGGGGGGCTTCTTTGACGGGCTTGGGGTGGGGTGGGAGGCGCTTTTGGCCCTTGGCCTAGAGGAAAAGCCTTGGGGCAAGGTTTTCTCCATGTCCAACCTGGCCCTTTCCACCAGCGCCCAGGCCAACGGGGTCTCCCGCCTTCACGGGGAGGTTTCCCGCCGGATGTTCCACCACCTGTGGCCGGAACTTCTACCCGAGGAGGTGCCCATCGGCCACGTGACCAACGGGGTGCACACCTGGACCTTCCTGCATCCCCGCCTCCGCCGCCATTACGCCGAGGTGTTTGGCCCCGAATGGCTCAAGCGCCCGGAGGACCCCGCCACCTGGAAGGTGGAGGGGCTAGGGGAGGCGTTTTGGCGCATCCACCAAGAGCTTCGGGGCGACCTGGTGCGGGAGGTGCGGCGGAGGCTTTACGAGCAACGTCGCCGCAACGGGGAAAGCCCAAGCCGCCTGCGCGAGGCGGAGAGGGCCTTGGACCCCGAGGCCCTCACCATCGGCTTCGCCCGCCGGTTCGCCACCTACAAGCGGGCCGTCCTCCTCTTCAAGGACCCCGAGAGGCTTCTCAAAATCGTGCGGGGACCCTATCCGGTCCAGTTCGTCTTCGCCGGCAAGGCCCACCCCAAGGACGAGCCGGGAAAGGCGTACCTGCAGGAGTTGGTGGCGAGGATACGGGAACTGGGCCTCGAGGACCGCATGGTGGTCCTGGAGGACTACGATATGTACCTCGCCCGCGTCCTGGTCCACGGCTCGGACGTCTGGCTCAACACGCCCCGGCGTCCCCTGGAGGCCTCGGGGACGAGCGGCATGAAGGCCGCCCTGAACGGGGCCCTCAACCTGAGCGTGTTGGACGGCTGGTGGGCCGAGGCCTATAATGGCAAAAACGGCTTCGCCATCGGGGACGAGCGCACCTACGAGAGCGAGGAGGCCCAGGACATGGCGGACGCCCAGGCCCTTTACGACGTCCTGGAGTCCGAGGTCCTTCCCCTCTTCTACGCCGTGGGGTCCGAAGGGTACTCCTCCGGCTGGCTTTCCATGGTCCACGAGAGCCTCCGTACCGTGGGGCCCCGGTTCAGCGCCGCCCGCATGGTGGCGGAGTATAAGGCGCTTTACCAAACGGGGAAGGCCTGGTCCGAGCGTACCGCCCTGGAGGCGGAAGCCCTTAAGGCCTTCCACGAAGCCCTGCCCCGCTTCTTCAACCTGGGGCTGAAGGTGGAGGTACCGGGGGACCTCACCCTCAACGGCACCCCCATGCGGGTGCGGGCCTGGGTGGAGGGGGAGGTGCCGGAGGCCTTGAGGCCCTTTTTGGGGGTGGAGCTCGTGGTGCGCCGGGCGGATGGGGCCTTTTGGGTGGTGCCCTTGGTGCCAGAGGGGGAGGGCTACGGCTTGGCCTACCGCCCGCCCCGCCCCGGCAGCTACGCCTATGGGGTACGCCTCGCCCTAAAGCACCCCATCACCGGCCGGGTGGGTTGGGTGCGCTGGGCCTAG
- a CDS encoding ABC transporter substrate-binding protein has protein sequence MKKLLVLLGLLALSLGLAQVRSLDQIRRSGEIRIGTEGAFPPFNYFDEKNQLTGFEIDLGNAIAKKLGLKPVWITQAFDSLLIQLNQGRFDFVIASHGITEERAKAVDFTNPHYCTGGVIVSRKGGPKTAKDLQGKVVGVQIGTTYMEAAQKIPGVKQVRTYQKDPDALQDLLAGRLDAWITDRFVAKEAIRERKLENALQLGELVFQEKVAMAVAKGNRNVLNALNNALAELMKDGTYAQISKKWFGEDVRCK, from the coding sequence ATGAAGAAACTTCTTGTGCTTTTGGGCCTTTTGGCGCTTTCCCTGGGGCTTGCCCAGGTGCGGAGCCTGGACCAGATTAGGCGCTCTGGGGAGATCCGCATCGGCACGGAAGGGGCTTTCCCCCCGTTCAACTACTTTGACGAAAAAAACCAGCTCACCGGTTTTGAGATTGACCTGGGCAACGCCATCGCCAAGAAGCTGGGGCTGAAGCCGGTCTGGATCACCCAGGCCTTTGACAGCCTCCTCATCCAGCTCAACCAGGGCCGTTTTGACTTTGTCATCGCCTCCCACGGCATCACCGAGGAAAGGGCCAAGGCGGTGGACTTCACCAACCCCCACTACTGCACGGGCGGGGTCATCGTGAGCCGGAAGGGAGGCCCTAAGACGGCCAAGGACCTCCAGGGCAAGGTGGTGGGGGTGCAGATCGGCACCACCTACATGGAGGCGGCGCAGAAGATCCCCGGGGTCAAGCAGGTGCGCACCTACCAGAAGGACCCGGATGCGCTCCAGGACCTCTTGGCGGGCCGCTTGGATGCCTGGATTACCGACCGCTTCGTGGCCAAGGAGGCCATCAGGGAAAGGAAGCTGGAGAACGCCCTGCAACTGGGTGAGCTGGTCTTCCAGGAAAAGGTGGCCATGGCGGTGGCTAAGGGCAACCGGAATGTCTTGAACGCCCTCAACAACGCCCTGGCCGAACTGATGAAGGACGGCACCTACGCCCAGATCTCCAAAAAGTGGTTTGGGGAGGACGTGCGCTGCAAGTAG